In Symmachiella dynata, the following are encoded in one genomic region:
- a CDS encoding HEAT repeat domain-containing protein, whose protein sequence is MAELIQLEKWLTDLSGAPQERRQAKENLEGILDSYPPSMTPVVFTPNIRSVISEYRRQAEPLIPQLIEMLDSDDMEDVNIALGVLGLTGPDAKAAIPKLKAMLFDKKTHDAEVAPLGLLVTLMYITPEDEPVMPLALQWLDGLPNKKRDRLVGALQENEESPVNLPNFPSRNSMLVWTYGFLSEIIIPHLLASGRTRVEVPSLLQATDKKYPPSVRSTALSILMTLQSEARAALPGLRKHLADSDPSIRYLTAIAILAIEQDAAAIPQITGALNLPPDERKEFETGAAKIVASGALRLKEVLDVNDVPPELMEGISGMLTHGNATHRRLGLIYLAEIGPEAKSVIPAIEKLRNDPDEETRRLVIKAMHAIKPQ, encoded by the coding sequence TTGGCCGAGTTAATTCAGCTCGAAAAATGGCTCACGGACCTTTCCGGCGCGCCGCAAGAACGGCGCCAGGCAAAAGAAAATCTGGAAGGAATCCTCGATAGTTATCCGCCAAGCATGACACCAGTCGTCTTCACCCCCAATATTCGTTCTGTAATCAGCGAGTACCGAAGACAAGCCGAACCACTGATTCCACAACTGATCGAAATGCTCGACAGCGACGACATGGAAGACGTGAATATTGCCCTGGGTGTTTTGGGACTTACGGGCCCCGACGCCAAAGCAGCGATTCCTAAGCTCAAGGCAATGCTCTTTGACAAGAAAACACACGATGCTGAAGTGGCGCCGTTGGGCCTTCTCGTCACCCTGATGTATATAACCCCCGAAGACGAGCCAGTCATGCCTTTGGCGCTGCAATGGCTCGATGGTCTTCCCAATAAAAAACGCGACCGACTTGTAGGCGCTCTACAAGAAAATGAAGAAAGTCCCGTCAATCTCCCTAATTTCCCGAGTCGAAACTCGATGTTAGTTTGGACTTATGGTTTCCTTTCAGAAATCATCATCCCTCACCTGCTAGCTTCCGGTCGCACACGCGTCGAAGTCCCCTCGCTTCTCCAAGCCACCGACAAAAAATACCCGCCGAGCGTCCGCTCTACCGCACTTTCTATCCTGATGACACTGCAGTCCGAAGCCCGCGCCGCCCTGCCCGGTCTGCGGAAACATTTAGCCGACAGCGATCCATCCATCCGTTATTTGACCGCGATCGCAATCTTGGCTATCGAACAAGATGCCGCGGCAATTCCACAAATCACCGGCGCTCTTAATTTGCCACCGGATGAACGCAAAGAATTTGAAACCGGCGCTGCAAAGATCGTCGCCAGCGGCGCGCTGCGATTAAAAGAGGTCCTTGACGTTAATGACGTCCCGCCGGAGTTGATGGAAGGCATTTCCGGCATGCTCACCCACGGCAACGCCACCCACCGCCGCCTGGGACTGATCTACTTAGCTGAAATCGGTCCCGAGGCAAAATCGGTGATTCCCGCAATCGAAAAACTGCGCAACGATCCCGATGAAGAAACGCGGCGCCTTGTCATTAAAGCAATGCACGCTATCAAACCCCAATAA
- a CDS encoding RraA family protein, whose product MADTAKLFAALAKYDTPTVCNVVELFDLHPRSSGYMDDSIRACFPEMPPMVGYAVTSTFRSFAPPRGGDVYAGLKEQIEAFGELPGPAVVVYQDLDEPTAAATFGEVMCTTYQTFGAAGLITSGAGRDLDQVRDIGFPAFTNGTICAHGYCHTLAVNVPVTVGGICVYPGDLLHGDCNGVTTIPEEIASEVPDACEELMAAESIIMNYLKEPNPTVAGFVEAREACGNKIAKLGARLRDDS is encoded by the coding sequence ATGGCTGATACCGCGAAACTTTTCGCTGCTTTGGCGAAATATGATACGCCGACCGTTTGCAACGTGGTGGAGCTGTTTGACCTGCATCCGCGAAGCAGCGGGTATATGGACGATTCGATTCGTGCCTGTTTTCCCGAAATGCCGCCGATGGTGGGCTATGCGGTGACGTCGACGTTTCGCAGTTTCGCTCCCCCGCGTGGAGGGGACGTCTATGCAGGGCTGAAAGAGCAAATTGAAGCGTTTGGCGAGTTGCCGGGGCCGGCGGTTGTTGTGTATCAGGACTTGGATGAGCCGACGGCGGCCGCCACGTTTGGCGAGGTGATGTGCACGACCTATCAGACATTCGGCGCAGCGGGGTTGATTACGTCAGGTGCGGGTCGCGACTTGGATCAAGTGCGCGACATCGGTTTTCCCGCGTTTACCAATGGCACGATCTGTGCGCATGGGTATTGCCACACGTTGGCGGTGAACGTGCCTGTCACCGTGGGGGGCATTTGTGTTTATCCCGGCGATTTGTTGCACGGTGATTGCAACGGCGTGACCACGATTCCTGAGGAGATCGCCTCGGAAGTGCCTGACGCTTGCGAAGAATTGATGGCGGCCGAATCGATCATTATGAACTACCTCAAAGAACCGAATCCGACCGTGGCGGGTTTTGTGGAGGCTCGGGAAGCGTGCGGAAATAAGATTGCAAAATTGGGCGCGCGGTTGCGGGATGACTCTTAG